One stretch of Miscanthus floridulus cultivar M001 chromosome 18, ASM1932011v1, whole genome shotgun sequence DNA includes these proteins:
- the LOC136520723 gene encoding nuclear pore complex protein NUP1-like, translated as MMGSRQWQSPAGAPAAADAVEEDTGVVGGPSRRPLRHGLHRASPYGGGPRRWLPKVPVASRIFPTMPRDRAASGNDQEVHRESLEVIQERHSTRPNINAAAILPPRSVSNTFNLLLEGDRNPSHGNGLADIENIINQRYFSRDETLRLIEIIRSRTLDFGVEGQRPPVSTAKGFETTSFSTPAKLIEDQPSWRTDVVPSSNVHEIGSSPIEIAKAYMEAQTSASVHEYKKRKFRALSHGVEDDNSTSEVFPTITTDSSVCLPGSVVRGCPNYLTPQSNKGRTLPQPLSRTPYNRSVFRRSIKTILEDKHASTSGGMVQPSSSRGQIDVFGSIPREGSAAMKNVAFNLQGSDDKSMTESRATFGRASGVDNISRGASVSVHPKSSETAFKILKQLDRTIPSPTSKPLGLRQTLAKRNTSSVATNGQIKGPDFSIGNGSKQSSINESGSPNSETTYGKKVQQPQSSPITEESSEKVQRSGANSDVSEAGTSQQPLKSNLTPTSVAEVLDNKNTRKGFSFTFPIPKAPSSLLEPPPTPTMASPPRTLPITNEDIPKFTFGSSSTANKLVFSFNSTSSSLGAGATDPTFKFGSDNKRELVF; from the exons ATGATGGGGTCGCGCCAGTGGCAGTCTCCGGCTGGCGCTCCTGCGGCCGCCGATGCCGTGGAGGAGGACACCGGCGTCGTCGGGGGCCCGTCCAGGCGGCCGCTGCGCCACGGGTTGCACCGCGCGTCGCCCTACGGGGGTGGCCCCCGCCGGTGGCTCCCCAAGGTCCCCGTGGCTTCGAGGATATTCCCCACCATGCCACGCGACCGCGCCGCCTCCG GCAATGATCAAGAGGTTCATCGTGAATCACTGGAAGTTATTCAGGAA AGACACTCCACACGACCAAACATCAATGCTGCAGCCATTCTACCACCAAGATCTGTTAGCAATACGTTCAATCTACTTCTGGAAGGTGACAGGAATCCAAGTCATGGTAATGGGCTTGCTGACATTGAGAACATAATCAACCAGAGATATTTTTCTAG GGATGAGACACTACGTCTTATAGAGATCATACGGTCAAGGACTCTTGATTTTGGTGTTGAAGGCCAGAGACCTCCAGTATCTACTGCAAAAGGTTTTGAAACAACATCATTTTCAACACCTGCCAAACTGATTGAGGATCAGCCATCTTGGAGGACCGATGTCGTTCCATCATCCAAT GTGCATGAAATTGGTTCTTCACCGATTGAAATTGCAAAAGCTTATATGGAAGCACAGACCTCAGCTTCTGTACATGAGTACAAAAAACGGAAATTCAGAGCTTTGAGTCATGGAGTTGAGGATGACAATTCGACATCAGAAGTTTTCCCTACAATAACTACTGATTCTTCTGTATGCTTGCCTGGTTCAGTTGTTCGAGGTTGCCCCAATTATCTTACACCACAAAGTAATAAAGGAAGGACTCTGCCTCAGCCTCTTTCTCGCACACCATACAATAGATCAGTTTTCCGAAGATCTATTAAG ACAATACTAGAGGATAAACATGCATCAACAAGTGGTGGTATGGTGCAGCCTTCATCTTCCAGGGGACAGATAGATGTTTTTGGTTCTATTCCAAGAGAAGGCTCTGCCGCAATGAAGAATGTTGCATTCAACTTGCAAGGGTCAGATGACAAAAGCATGACAGAAAGTAGAGCAACTTTTGGACGTGCTTCAGGTGTAGATAATATCTCCAGgggtgcttcagtatctgttcaTCCCAAGTCAAGCGAAACAGCTTTCAAAATACTTAAGCAACTTGACAGAACTATTCCTTCCCCTACATCAAAGCCACTAGGGCTGAGACAGACATTGGCCAAGAGAAATACTTCTTCTGTTGCCACCAACGGACAGATCAAAGGGCCTGATTTCAGTATCGGTAATGGTAGTAAACAGAGCAGCATTAATGAGAGTGGCAGTCCTAACTCGGAGACTACATATGGAAAGAAG GTTCAGCAACCTCAAAGCAGTCCTATTACAGAAGAGTCAAGTGAAAAAGTCCAGAGAAGCGGAGCTAACTCAGATGTTTCTGAAGCAGGCacttctcagcagcctctgaaaTCAAACTTAACACCCACTTCAGTTGCCGAGGTCTTGGATAATAAAAACACTAGGAAAGGTTTCAGCTTCACATTTCCTATTCCTAAAGCTCCAAGTTCTCTACTTGAACCGCCACCTACACCAACCATGGCTTCACCACCAAGGACCCTGCCAATCACtaatgaagatattcccaaattCACCTTTGGCTCATCAAGTACAGCCAACAAACTCGTTTTCTCCTTCAACTCCACAAGCAGTTCTCTTGGTGCTGGCGCAACAGACCCAACCTTCAAATTTGGATCTGATAATAAGCGAGAGCTTGTGTTTTGA